One window from the genome of Cricetulus griseus strain 17A/GY chromosome 2, alternate assembly CriGri-PICRH-1.0, whole genome shotgun sequence encodes:
- the Prdm2 gene encoding PR domain zinc finger protein 2 isoform X6 — protein MRGSAEGPKEEDERPLASEPEQPALLPEVVSQDAVPQVAVPLPACEPEPEPEPEPDGKQEVIDCEINDLEEEEEEEEELEEEEELEEEEEEELEEDGEEEADTPNESSVKEPEIRCEEKPEDLLEEPQSISNETCEDSPDMAPLLHIPRTREEANGDVFETFMFPCQHCERKFATKQGLERHMHIHMSTINHAFKCKYCGKAFGTQINRRRHERRHEAGLKRRPSVTLQPSEDLDDGRVENVTSKEESSPPQLGPDCLILNSEKASQEIINSSFVEENGEVKELHPCKYCKKVFGTHTNMRRHQRRVHERHLIPKGVRRKGGFLEEPQPPAEQAAPSRSVYVPSTEPEEEGEADDVYIMDISSNISENLNYYIDGKIQTNNSTSNCDVIEMESNSAHLYGIDCLLAPVTVEITQNLKSTQVSVTDDLPKESPSSTNCESKKRRTASPPVLPKIKAETDSDSTAPSCSLSLPLSISTTEVVPFHKEKGVYLSSKLKQLLQTQDKLTPPAGMSAAEIPKLGPVCVSAPASMLPVTSSRFKRRTSSPPSSPQHSPALRDFGKPSDGKAAWTDTVLTSKKPKLESRSDSPAWSLSGRDERETGSPPCFDEYKITKEWAASSTFSSVCNQQPLDLSSGVKQKSEGTGKTPVPWESVLDLSVHKKPCDTEGKEFKENHSTQPACGAAKKKKPTTCMLQKVLLNEYNGVSLPAETTPEVPRSPSPCKSPDTQPDPELGPDSSCSARTVESPPDVVGPSSPSLQTAALSSGQLPPLLIPTEPSSPPPCPPVLTVATPPPPLLPTVPLPTPSSHASPQHCPSPFSNATAQSPLPILSPTVSPSPSPIPPVEPLVSAASPGPPTLSSSSSSSSSSSFSSSSCSSTSPSPPPLSAVSSVVSSGDNLEVPLPAITFKQEESENEGLKPKEEAAPTGGQSAVQETFSRNFVCNVCESPFLSIKDLTKHLSVHAEEWPFKCEFCVQLFKGKTDLSEHRFLLHGVGNIFVCSVCKKEFAFLCNLQQHQRDLHPDEVCTHHEFESGTLRPQNFTDPSKAHVEHMQSLPEEPLETSREEELNDSSEELYTTIKIMASGIKTKDPDVRLGLNQHYPSFKPPPFQYHHRNPMGIGVTATNFTTHNIPQTFTTAIRCTKCGKGVDNMPELHKHILACASASDKKRYTPKKNPVPLKQTVQPKNGVVGLDSSGKNAFRRMGQPKRLSFNAELGKMSPNKLKLSALKKKNQLVQKAILQKNRSAKQKTDLKDTSEVSSHICPYCDREFTYIGSLNKHAAFSCPKKPLSPPKRKVSHSSKKGGHASPASSDRNNSSNPRRRTADTEIKMQSTQAPLGKTRARSSGPAQASLPSSSFRSRQNVKFAASVKSKKASSSSLRNSSPIRMAKITHVEGKKSKAVAKSHSTQLSSKSSRNLHVRVQKSKAVLQSKTALASKKRTDRFMVKSRERSGGPITRSLQLAAAADLSESRREDSSARHELKDLSYSLRLASRCTSSAAPYVTRQCRKVKAAAATQFQGPFFKE, from the exons ATGAGAGGCTCTGCAGAAG GTCCTAAGGAAGAGGACGAGAGGCCTTTGGCTTCCGAACCTGAGCAGCCAGCCCTTCTCCCTGAGGTGGTCAGCCAGGATGCAGTTCCACAGGTGGCCGTCCCTCTCCCTGCCTgtgagccagagccagagccagagccagagccagatgGGAAGCAAGAGGTCATAGACTGTGAGATCAATGatctggaggaagaggaagaagaggaggaggaactggaagaggaggaggaactggaagaggaagaggaggaggagttggaagaagatggggaggaagaggctgaCACACCAAATGAAAGCTCTGTGAAGGAGCCAGAAATACGGTGTGAAGAAAAGCCAGAGGATTTATTGGAAGAACCACAGAGCATTTCAAATGAAACTTGTGAAGACTCTCCAGACATGGCCCCTCTTCTCCACATCCCCAGAACTAGAGAAGAGGCCAACGGTGATGTGTTTGAAACATTTATGTTTCCATGTCAGCATTGTGAAAGAAAATTTGCAACCAAGCAGGGGCTTGAACGTCACATGCACATCCACATGTCTACAATTAACCATGCTTTCAAGTGCAAGTACTGTGGGAAAGCGTTTGGCACACAGATTAACAGGAGACGGCATGAACGTCGCCATGAAGCTGGGTTAAAGAGGAGACCCAGTGTAACACTACAGCCCTCAGAAGACCTAGATGATGGCAGGGTGGAAAATGTCACTTCTAAAGAAGAGTCAAGTCCGCCTCAACTTGGACCAGATTGTCTGATACTGAACTCAGAGAAAGCCTCCCAAGAAATAATAAATTCGTCTTTCGTGGAAGAGAATGGTGAAGTTAAAGAGCTTCATCCATGCAAATACTGCAAAAAGGTCTTTGGAACTCACACCAACATGAGACGACATCAGCGCAGAGTTCACGAACGCCACCTGATTCCCAAAGGCGTCCGTCGAAAAGGAGGGTTCCTGGAAGAGCCGCAGCCACCAGCAGAGCAGGCCGCGCCCTCCCGGAGTGTCTATGTACCAAGCACAGagccagaggaggaaggggaagccgATGATGTTTACATCATGGACATTTCAAGCAACATCTCTGAAAATCTAAATTACTATATTGATGGTAAGATTCAGACCAACAACAGCACTAGTAATTGTGATGTGATTGAGATGGAGTCTAATTCTGCACACTTGTACGGCATAGATTGTCTACTCGCCCCAGTAACTGTGGAAATTACTCAAAATCTAAAGAGCACCCAGGTCTCCGTAACAGACGATCTTCCTAAAGAGTCTCCCAGTAGCACAAATTGTGAGTCCAAGAAACGGAGAACTGCCAGTCCACCTGTGCTCCCAAAAATTAAAGCTGAGACTGATTCTGACTCCACAGCACCCTCGTGTTCCTTAAGTTTGCCTCTGAGCATATCAACAACAGAGGTGGTGCCTTTCCATAAAGAGAAGGGTGTCTATTTGTCTTCAAAGCTCAAGCAGCTTCTTCAGACCCAGGACAAACTGACTCCTCCTGCAGGGATGTCAGCAGCTGAGATTCCTAAATTAGgtcctgtgtgtgtatctgcccCCGCGTCCATGTTACCTGTGACCTCCAGCAGGTTTAAGAGGCGGACCAGCTCTCCACCCAGTTCTCCACAGCACAGCCCTGCCCTTCGAGACTTTGGGAAACCAAGTGATGGGAAAGCGGCATGGACAGACACAGTTCTGACTTCCAAGAAACCCAAATTAGAAAGTCGGAGTGACTCACCAGCATGGAGTCTGTctgggagagatgagagagaaactGGAAGCCCTCCTTGCTTTGACgaatacaaaataacaaaagaatggGCGGCCAGTTCTACTTTCAGCAGTGTGTGCAACCAACAGCCATTGGATTTATCCAGTGGGGTCAAACAGAAGTCAGAGGGCACCGGCAAGACTCCGGTCCCATGGGAATCTGTATTGGATCTTAGTGTGCATAAAAAGCCTTGTGATACTGAAGGCAAGGAATTCAAAGAGAACCATTCAACACAGCCAGCCTGCGGTGCtgcaaagaagaagaaaccaaccACCTGCATGCTACAGAAGGTTCTTCTCAATGAGTATAATGGTGTTAGCTTACCTGCAGAAACCACACCGGAGGTGCCCAGGAGCCCAAGTCCTTGTAAATCCCCAGACACACAGCCAGATCCTGAACTTGGTCCTGACTCGAGTTGCTCAGCCCGCACTGTTGAGTCCCCACCTGACGTGGTTGGCCCTTCATCACCCTCTCTGCAGACAGCCGCTCTGTCTTCGGGTCAGCTGCCTCCTCTCTTGATCCCCACGGagccttcttcccctcctccctgccctcctGTGTTAACTGTTGCCACTCCGCCGCCTCCCCTCCTTCCGACtgtccctctccccactccctcttctCATGCATCTCCTCAGCACTGCCCCTCTCCGTTCTCAAATGCCACTGCTCAGTCTCCCCTTCCAATTCTCTCCCCAACAGTGTCCCCTTCACCCTCTCCCATTCCTCCTGTGGAGCCACTCGTGTCTGCTGCTTCCCCAGGTCCTCCAacactttcttcctcctcttcctcctcctcttcctcttccttctcttcctcttcatgcTCCTCCACATCCCCCTCGCCACCCCCTCTCTCAGCAGTGTCATCTGTGGTTTCCTCTGGGGACAACCTGGAAGTACCTCTCCCTGCAATAACTTTTAAACAGGAGGAGTCAGAGAACGAAGGTCTGAAACCCAAGGAAGAGGCTGCGCCTACAGGTGGGCAGAGTGCTGTCCAAGAAACATTCAGCAGGAACTTTGTTTGCAATGTCTGCGAGTCACCTTTTCTGTCCATTAAAGACCTAACCAAACATCTATCTGTTCATGCTGAAGAATGGCCCTTCAAATGTGAGTTCTGTGTGCAGCTTTTTAAGGGGAAGACTGACCTGTCAGAGCATCGATTTCTACTTCATGGAGTCGGGAACATCTTTGTGTGTTCCGTGTGTAAGAAAGAGTTTGCTTTCTTGTGCAATTTACAACAGCACCAGCGAGATCTCCACCCAGATGAGGTGTGCACACATCATGAGTTTGAAAGTGGGACCCTGAGGCCCCAGAACTTCACAGACCCCAGCAAGGCCCATGTGGAGCATATGCAGAGTTTGCCAGAAGAGCCTTTGGAAACTTCCAGAGAGGAGGAGTTAAATGATTCCTCTGAAGAGCTTTATACAACCATCAAAATAATGGCTTCTGGAATAAAGACGAAAGATCCAGATGTTCGACTTGGTCTCAATCAGCACTACCCGAGCTTTAAGCCACCTCCGTTTCAGTACCACCATCGAAACCCCATGGGGATTGGCGTAACAGCCACAAACTTCACTACCCACAATATTCCACAGACTTTCACTACCGCCATTCGCTGCACAAAGTGTGGAAAGGGTGTTGATAACATGCCTGAGCTGCATAAGCATATCTTGGCCTGTGCATCTGCAAGTGACAAGAAGAGGTACACCCCCAAGAAAAACCCAGTGCCCCTGAAACAAACTGTGCAACCCAAAAATGGAGTGGTGGGTTTAGACAGCTCTGGGAAAAACGCCTTCAGACGGATGGGGCAGCCCAAGAGACTGAGCTTCAATGCTGAACTCGGCAAAATGTCTCCAAATAAGCTCAAGCTAAGTGCgctgaagaaaaaaaaccagCTGGTGCAGAAGGCGATTCTTCAGAAGAACAGATCTGCAAAGCAGAAGACAGACCTGAAGGACACTTCCGAGGTATCCTCGCACATTTGCCCTTACTGTGACAGGGAGTTCACATACATCGGCAGCCTCAACAAGCACGCTGCCTTCAGCTGTCCTAAAAAGCCCCTatctccccccaaaagaaaagttTCCCATTCATCTAAGAAAGGTGGCCACGCTTCACCTGCCAGCAGTGACAGAAACAACAGCAGCAATCCCCGGAGACGGACCGCAGACACAGAGATTAAGATGCAGAGCACGCAGGCGCCCTTGGGCAAGACCAGAGCTCGGAGCTCAGGCCCTGCCCAAGCCTCACTGCCCTCCTCATCCTTCAGATCCAGACAGAATGTCAAGTTTGCAGCTTCAGTTAAATCCAAAAAGGCAAGCTCTTCATCCTTGAGGAACTCCAGTCCTATAAGAATGGCCAAAATTACTCATGTTGAGGGTAAGAAGTCCAAAGCTGTTGCCAAGAGTCATTCTACTCAGCTGTCAAGCAAATCATCCAGAAACCTGCACGTGAGAGTGCAGAAGAGCAAGGCCGTTCTACAGAGTAAGACTGCTCTGGCCAGTAAGAAAAGAACAGACCGCTTCATGGTAAAATCTAGAGAGCGGAGTGGGGGTCCAATTACCAGAAGCCTTCAGCTGGCAGCTGCTGCGGACCTGAGTGAAAGCAGGAGAGAGGACAGCAGTGCCAGGCATGAGCTGAAGGACTTGAG